One region of Mycobacteriales bacterium genomic DNA includes:
- a CDS encoding Lrp/AsnC family transcriptional regulator — protein sequence MEQLDAVDRRLVQELTADGRASYTDLAERVGLSVSAAHQRVRRLEQRGVIRGYGARVDADLLGLPLTAFVSVKPIDAAEPDDVPDRLAGLTALEACHSVAGDESYILKVRVEGPGALESLLQAIRARANVSTRTTVVLSTPYEDRPPPV from the coding sequence GTGGAACAGCTCGATGCGGTCGATCGCCGCCTGGTGCAGGAGCTGACCGCGGACGGCCGGGCCAGCTACACGGACCTGGCCGAGCGGGTCGGCCTGTCGGTCTCGGCCGCGCACCAGCGGGTGCGGCGGCTGGAGCAGCGCGGCGTGATCCGCGGCTACGGCGCCCGCGTCGACGCGGACCTGCTCGGCCTGCCGCTGACCGCGTTCGTCTCGGTGAAGCCGATCGACGCGGCCGAGCCGGACGACGTGCCGGACCGGCTGGCCGGGCTGACCGCGCTCGAGGCCTGCCACAGCGTGGCCGGGGACGAGTCGTACATCCTCAAGGTGCGGGTGGAGGGGCCGGGCGCGCTGGAGTCGCTGCTGCAGGCGATCCGGGCCCGGGCGAACGTCTCGACCCGGACGACGGTCGTGCTCTCCACCCCGTACGAGGACCGCCCGCCGCCGGTCTGA
- a CDS encoding Xaa-Pro peptidase family protein, with product MDFADRLVRARTATAAAGLDALLIGPGADLRYLTGYAAHLSERAVLLVLPATGDPVLVVPRLERPSALASPIGALGLEILDWTDGEDPYGLVTKQLGRPGRVAVDDYLHAAKVLGLRTALPEAEQVLAGPVLGPLRIRKAPDEVAALRAAGAAIDRVHRRMGEWLRPGRTEREVGRDLAEAILAAGHTSVDFTIVGSGPNGASPHHEVSDRVIQPGEPVVVDIGGTTAEGYCSDSTRTYVLGEPPADFAAYYPVLAEAQESAVRAVRPGVTAGSVDAAARDVITAAGYGEAFVHRTGHGIGVLTHEDPYIVGGNTQVLEPGMAFSIEPGIYLTGQHGARIEDIVVVTEDGVERLNRTTHALVRL from the coding sequence GTGGATTTCGCCGACCGCCTGGTCCGGGCCCGGACCGCGACCGCGGCCGCCGGCCTGGACGCGCTGCTGATCGGACCCGGCGCGGACCTGCGCTACCTGACCGGCTACGCGGCCCATCTCAGCGAGCGTGCGGTGCTGCTGGTGCTGCCCGCGACCGGCGACCCGGTGCTGGTCGTGCCGCGGCTGGAGCGGCCGTCCGCGCTCGCGTCCCCGATCGGCGCGCTGGGGCTGGAGATCCTGGACTGGACCGACGGCGAGGACCCGTACGGGCTGGTGACCAAGCAGCTGGGCCGGCCCGGGCGGGTCGCGGTCGACGACTACCTGCACGCGGCCAAGGTGCTGGGCCTGCGGACGGCGCTGCCGGAGGCCGAGCAGGTGCTGGCCGGCCCGGTGCTCGGCCCGCTGCGGATACGCAAGGCCCCGGACGAGGTCGCGGCGCTGCGGGCCGCCGGCGCGGCCATCGACCGGGTGCACCGGCGGATGGGCGAGTGGCTGCGCCCGGGCCGGACCGAGCGGGAGGTCGGCCGGGACCTGGCCGAGGCGATCCTGGCCGCGGGGCACACGAGCGTGGACTTCACGATCGTCGGCTCCGGCCCGAACGGCGCCAGCCCGCACCACGAGGTCTCCGACCGCGTCATCCAGCCCGGCGAGCCGGTCGTCGTCGACATCGGCGGCACCACGGCCGAGGGCTACTGCTCGGACTCGACCCGCACGTACGTGCTGGGGGAGCCGCCGGCGGACTTCGCCGCCTACTACCCGGTGCTGGCCGAGGCCCAGGAGAGCGCGGTACGGGCGGTCCGGCCCGGGGTGACGGCCGGGTCGGTCGACGCGGCCGCCCGGGACGTCATCACCGCGGCCGGGTACGGCGAGGCGTTCGTGCACCGCACCGGCCACGGGATCGGCGTCCTCACCCACGAGGACCCGTACATCGTCGGCGGCAACACGCAGGTGCTGGAGCCGGGCATGGCGTTCTCGATCGAACCCGGCATCTATCTGACCGGCCAGCACGGCGCCCGCATCGAGGACATCGTGGTCGTGACCGAGGACGGGGTGGAGCGGCTCAACCGCACCACCCACGCCCTCGTCCGCCTCTGA
- a CDS encoding 5'-3' exonuclease: MLLDSASLYFRAFHGVPESVTAPDGTPVNAIRGFLDSIGFLVRSRRPDRLVACLDLDWRPKFRTDAVPSYKAHRISPKGGETVPDTLVPQIPIILDVLDALGIAAVGSEGFEADDVIGTIAHKARGPVEVVSGDRDLFQVVRDEPPVHVLYVGKGVRNLQVMGEKEVAERYGVPGRGYADFAVLRGDPSDGLPGVKGVGEKSAAALVSKFGSLDAMVAALDSGSDAGFPAGSRTKLAASRDYLAAAPAVARVRTDAGLPAYDDILPTQPAKPERLVELGEKWGLDSALNRLLDAMSTR, translated from the coding sequence ATGTTGCTGGACTCGGCGAGCCTCTACTTCCGCGCGTTCCACGGCGTACCCGAGTCGGTCACCGCGCCCGACGGGACCCCGGTCAACGCGATCCGCGGCTTCCTGGACTCGATCGGGTTCCTCGTCCGCAGCCGCCGGCCCGACCGGCTGGTGGCCTGCCTGGACCTGGACTGGCGGCCGAAGTTCCGGACCGATGCGGTGCCGTCGTACAAGGCCCACCGGATCAGCCCGAAGGGCGGCGAGACCGTGCCGGACACGCTGGTGCCGCAGATCCCGATCATCCTCGACGTGCTGGACGCGCTCGGCATCGCCGCGGTCGGCAGTGAGGGCTTCGAGGCCGACGACGTGATCGGCACGATCGCGCACAAGGCCCGCGGCCCGGTCGAGGTGGTCAGCGGCGACCGCGACCTGTTCCAGGTGGTCCGGGACGAGCCTCCGGTGCACGTCCTGTACGTCGGCAAGGGCGTCCGCAACCTGCAGGTGATGGGCGAGAAGGAGGTCGCGGAGAGGTACGGCGTGCCCGGCCGGGGCTACGCGGACTTCGCCGTGCTGCGCGGGGACCCGAGCGACGGGCTGCCGGGCGTGAAGGGCGTCGGCGAGAAGTCGGCCGCCGCACTCGTCTCGAAGTTCGGCTCGCTGGACGCGATGGTCGCGGCGCTCGACTCGGGATCGGACGCCGGCTTCCCGGCCGGCTCCCGGACCAAGCTGGCCGCCTCCCGGGACTACCTGGCCGCGGCGCCGGCGGTGGCCCGGGTCCGGACCGACGCCGGCCTGCCGGCGTACGACGACATCCTGCCGACGCAGCCGGCCAAGCCGGAGCGGCTGGTCGAGCTGGGCGAGAAGTGGGGCCTCGACTCCGCCCTCAACCGCCTCCTCGACGCCATGTCCACCAGGTAG
- the add gene encoding adenosine deaminase has protein sequence MLPDQTSGPLALLPKVELHCHVEGTMRPGTVAELAARNGLTLPTDDPTELYHYVSLDDFLRVFWLVQSTLGSRADWARLAYESVLDAAAAGVVYRETFFTPARHLAAGQDLAAIVAGLAEGLSAGENETGTRIMLICDMDRAYGGAAGRELIEQLVELRRGNAPGTERVLGIGMDSTELGVDPVDFADAYRLAGRAGLRRTAHQGENTPPATIAACVDQLGAERIDHALSLLDDPELTRRLADRRIPLTVCPTSNIRIANAVQRLEDHPYAAMRAAGLLATLNTDDPAMIDLDLATEYAAVQAAYHYCWDDMVAIALDGVEATWLDATDRTQLTARVQAAATQLRPLTEPAHPGHAATPE, from the coding sequence ATGCTGCCGGATCAGACCAGTGGGCCCCTGGCGCTGCTGCCGAAGGTGGAGCTGCACTGCCACGTGGAGGGCACCATGCGGCCGGGCACGGTGGCCGAGCTGGCCGCCCGCAACGGGCTCACCCTGCCGACCGACGATCCCACCGAGCTGTACCACTACGTCAGCCTGGACGACTTCCTGCGGGTGTTCTGGCTCGTGCAGTCGACGCTCGGATCCCGGGCCGACTGGGCGCGGCTGGCGTACGAGTCGGTGCTCGACGCGGCCGCCGCCGGAGTGGTCTACCGGGAGACGTTCTTCACCCCGGCCCGGCACCTTGCCGCCGGGCAGGACCTCGCCGCCATCGTCGCCGGGCTGGCCGAGGGCCTGTCCGCCGGTGAGAACGAGACCGGGACGCGGATCATGCTGATCTGCGACATGGACCGCGCGTACGGCGGTGCCGCCGGTCGGGAGCTGATCGAGCAGCTGGTGGAGCTACGACGCGGCAACGCCCCGGGCACCGAGCGGGTGCTGGGCATCGGCATGGACTCCACCGAACTCGGCGTGGACCCGGTCGACTTCGCCGACGCCTACCGGCTGGCCGGCCGGGCGGGACTGCGCCGCACCGCGCACCAGGGCGAGAACACCCCGCCGGCGACGATCGCGGCCTGCGTCGACCAGCTCGGCGCCGAACGGATCGACCACGCCCTGTCGCTGCTGGACGATCCTGAGCTCACTCGCCGGCTGGCGGACCGGCGGATCCCGCTCACCGTCTGCCCGACCTCCAACATCCGCATCGCCAACGCCGTCCAACGGCTGGAGGACCATCCGTACGCGGCGATGCGCGCGGCCGGACTGCTGGCGACGCTCAACACCGACGACCCCGCGATGATCGACCTGGACCTGGCCACCGAGTACGCCGCGGTCCAGGCCGCGTACCACTACTGCTGGGACGACATGGTCGCGATCGCACTGGACGGCGTCGAAGCGACCTGGCTCGATGCCACCGACCGGACCCAGCTGACCGCCCGGGTCCAAGCGGCGGCCACCCAGCTCCGGCCCCTGACCGAGCCCGCTCATCCCGGCCACGCCGCCACTCCCGAGTGA
- a CDS encoding saccharopine dehydrogenase: MADSLHLWLRQEASAVEERAPVVPGDAAALVGSGIAVTVEEAPQRAFAAQEYAAAGCRIVPAGSWPDAPPDTVVIGLKEPSAQTWPLRHRHVFFGHAYKGQAGGRDALRRFVAGGGTLLDLEAMVDDSGRRVVAFGYWAGYAGAALAVLQHRGALDRPLRSTSRDELDARLRGPSGPGRALVIGALGRSGRGALEALQVAGMPATAWDVEETRTLDHDALLGHDILINTIVADRPGPPFLTHADLDRAGRTLRTVSDVTNDVTSDANRLPVNDKVTTWAEPVRRLHREPPVLDMVAIDNLPSLLPRESSTTFSGDLTPYLRGLPDDPVWVRCRAAFEEAVARQDATDD, from the coding sequence ATGGCTGACAGCCTCCATCTGTGGCTGCGTCAGGAGGCTTCGGCGGTCGAGGAGCGCGCGCCGGTCGTCCCCGGCGACGCGGCCGCGCTGGTCGGCAGTGGCATCGCGGTCACCGTGGAGGAGGCCCCGCAGCGGGCCTTCGCGGCGCAGGAGTACGCGGCGGCCGGCTGCCGGATCGTCCCGGCCGGCAGCTGGCCCGACGCGCCGCCCGACACCGTCGTGATCGGGCTGAAGGAGCCGTCGGCGCAGACCTGGCCGCTGCGGCACCGGCACGTCTTCTTCGGTCACGCGTACAAGGGACAGGCGGGCGGCCGGGACGCACTGCGGCGGTTCGTGGCCGGCGGCGGAACCCTGCTTGACCTCGAGGCGATGGTGGACGACAGCGGCCGCCGGGTCGTCGCCTTCGGCTACTGGGCCGGGTACGCCGGCGCGGCGCTGGCCGTCCTGCAGCACCGCGGCGCGCTGGACCGGCCGTTGCGCTCGACCTCCCGGGACGAGCTCGACGCCCGGCTGCGCGGCCCGTCCGGACCCGGGCGCGCGCTGGTCATCGGCGCCCTCGGCCGGTCCGGCCGCGGCGCCCTGGAGGCCCTGCAGGTGGCCGGCATGCCGGCCACGGCCTGGGACGTCGAGGAGACCCGCACGCTCGACCACGACGCGCTGCTGGGCCACGACATCCTCATCAACACGATCGTCGCCGACCGCCCCGGTCCCCCGTTCCTGACCCACGCCGATCTGGACCGCGCCGGCCGCACGCTGCGCACCGTCTCCGACGTCACCAACGACGTGACCTCGGACGCCAACCGGCTGCCGGTCAACGACAAGGTCACCACCTGGGCCGAGCCGGTACGCCGGCTGCACCGGGAGCCGCCCGTGCTCGACATGGTCGCGATCGACAACCTGCCCTCGCTGCTCCCGCGCGAGTCCAGTACCACGTTCTCCGGGGACCTGACCCCGTACCTGCGCGGGCTGCCCGACGACCCGGTGTGGGTCCGATGCCGTGCGGCCTTCGAGGAGGCCGTCGCCCGGCAGGACGCGACCGATGACTGA
- a CDS encoding saccharopine dehydrogenase C-terminal domain-containing protein, with protein sequence MTEPAMSVPPTGRVHWVGTGMSTGSGLGLVCAGAETVLWGRTEDKARNRLATLGLAGRAATRAFTADALAAKLAEGDLVVSMLPPAEHPDLLRLAIGRDAHFACSSYLSPGIAGQAGAAAARGLVVLTEIGLDPGIDHLLAHRLVRAARQAAGDEPATVRFTSYCGSNPAVPNDFRYRFSWAPRGVLTALLTPARGIQGGQVVAVDRAWEAVRPVTVAGEPFEVYPNRDSIPYVEAYGMPETWTLETFTRGTMRLDGWSTAWQGLFGELAGADDQRLTELAAGLAERYPTSASDRDRVVMSVKLEIRWSGDRSWTGEYVLDAEGTDAEAATPRLVSVPLACGILEIVAGRVAPGLHRAAADPESVERWLARLAEQGIVAEYHGDPIP encoded by the coding sequence ATGACTGAGCCGGCCATGTCGGTGCCGCCGACCGGGCGGGTGCACTGGGTCGGCACCGGGATGTCCACCGGCAGTGGCCTCGGGCTCGTCTGCGCCGGGGCCGAGACGGTGCTCTGGGGCCGTACGGAGGACAAGGCCCGCAACCGCCTGGCCACGCTGGGGCTGGCCGGCCGCGCGGCGACCCGGGCGTTCACCGCCGACGCGCTGGCGGCGAAGCTGGCCGAGGGCGACCTCGTGGTGTCCATGCTCCCGCCGGCCGAGCATCCCGATCTGCTGCGGCTGGCGATCGGGCGCGACGCGCACTTCGCCTGCTCCAGCTACCTCAGCCCCGGCATCGCCGGGCAGGCCGGCGCGGCCGCGGCCCGCGGCCTCGTCGTGCTCACCGAGATCGGCCTGGACCCGGGCATCGACCACCTGCTGGCGCACCGGCTCGTCCGGGCGGCCCGGCAGGCGGCCGGCGACGAGCCCGCCACGGTGCGGTTCACCTCGTACTGCGGCAGCAATCCGGCCGTGCCGAACGACTTCCGCTACCGGTTCAGCTGGGCTCCGCGCGGCGTGCTCACGGCGCTGCTCACGCCGGCCCGGGGTATCCAGGGCGGGCAGGTCGTGGCCGTGGACCGGGCGTGGGAGGCGGTCCGGCCGGTCACCGTCGCCGGGGAACCGTTCGAGGTCTACCCCAACCGCGACAGCATCCCGTACGTCGAGGCGTACGGGATGCCGGAGACCTGGACGCTCGAGACGTTCACCCGCGGCACGATGCGCCTGGACGGCTGGAGCACGGCCTGGCAGGGCCTGTTCGGCGAGCTGGCCGGGGCCGACGACCAGCGCCTCACCGAGCTGGCGGCCGGGCTCGCCGAGCGGTACCCGACCTCCGCGTCCGACCGCGACCGGGTGGTCATGTCGGTGAAGCTGGAGATCCGCTGGAGTGGGGACCGCAGCTGGACCGGCGAGTACGTGCTCGACGCCGAGGGCACCGACGCCGAGGCCGCCACGCCGCGGCTGGTCTCGGTGCCGCTGGCGTGCGGGATCCTCGAGATCGTCGCGGGACGGGTGGCACCGGGCCTGCACCGGGCCGCCGCGGATCCGGAGTCCGTCGAGCGGTGGCTGGCCCGGCTCGCCGAGCAGGGCATCGTCGCCGAGTACCACGGAGACCCGATCCCCTAG
- a CDS encoding Rid family detoxifying hydrolase gives MTIRQAISTDRAPAALGAYSQAIVAGAFVFCSGTAGIEPVTGAIPEGIEAQTEQALQNLTAVLAAAGASWADVVKTTIFYADAADFARLDAVYARYMPDPPPARSAPANVRLPRGLLVSIEAIAVRPDAGSAGSPA, from the coding sequence ATGACCATCCGACAGGCGATCTCGACCGACCGCGCCCCGGCCGCGCTCGGGGCCTACAGCCAGGCGATCGTGGCCGGCGCGTTCGTGTTCTGCTCGGGCACCGCTGGCATCGAGCCGGTCACCGGCGCGATCCCGGAAGGCATCGAGGCTCAGACCGAGCAGGCGCTGCAGAACCTCACCGCGGTGCTCGCCGCCGCGGGTGCTTCCTGGGCGGACGTGGTCAAGACGACGATCTTCTACGCCGACGCAGCCGACTTCGCCCGGCTCGACGCCGTCTACGCCCGGTACATGCCGGACCCGCCGCCCGCCCGCTCCGCGCCGGCCAACGTGCGGCTTCCCCGCGGCCTGCTCGTCTCGATCGAGGCGATCGCGGTCCGTCCGGACGCCGGGAG